A genomic stretch from Plasmodium reichenowi strain SY57 chromosome 4, whole genome shotgun sequence includes:
- a CDS encoding DEAD box ATP-dependent RNA helicase, putative gives NFNVKYLTTVQYITFPLFLKNYDLLISSFKSSGKTLAYMNCLVHKIIIQINNIKKKTNIKDNYVLGLIICPNVILVEQSYGILKKLIMYHPYNIICYNMHGKKYINIQDEIKNLKKIKPHIIITTPAYLINFIKYFKQFSQIFFLCDTLIIDEAHFLLDNNYMKNILIIKNILPKSHQTILLTCIVNNFLKNVAYRFLRLHYIHINLINNCIYDHKELLDPSTNQQYHETNKNIIKNLQNIINNINHMNKSKYQGIVQNVFKRLINVNLQLYNELNNKHIYPPNNILYCDNIGKLWYPKEANTFFQNVQTQYNLHNDNITLEEIKNNNNNNNNNNNNNNNNNMDKNDDTHIYDSSKESNYILPLSEKEMKIKKLKLSNSDYNRYHCSHHNKNDNKYIPTHVLLKQEYLIYESNKLSLILFNIIHNELITNNNINIVIFMPTVKILQFFYVIYKHYIFKGYIFLLYLKLKKIKWKQPQDIKSYLSHHSTYYDKDSVNFTVSSNPYIITNDTTSYQNCNVINSYDHSVNTNHIIKSDEVTIKQNDEVAIKQNDEVTIKQNDEVTIKQYDNFTNEHMCNYLLNYIQQCTDEYEELKDISILSLHSKMSLDKKRYTLNCFNGTNLDNEDDEKKKKKKKKKILFATSLLHQGIELNKVNLVIHLGMCKNVDEYILRTNIVTTKYTRGRSLLLLNELEAHYLYILYKNNIPITAINKNYINLVYKNNLLLQHLLNYKYDMGTHEVENINTDIKHKGDKKMNDTNKNIDDQKNIYHENNSSIQIQTFNNYYYKKDENNFFQYNYHNEKDYKNIFFTFNIKHIEWYKYKHLLSSCELMYRSFLGFYCEKNEFLKYEKWQVPSLIKNIIYSFGYLENFYITKCMAARLQIINAPDTFIKFNATSKSVLISSLPTYKSYKSKTNEFKLKKCANRNSTNINTSNVNNYNKHNTNYDHLKDDDPLNDFNLLKPNDENQNMQTHPLYFTFHKYVS, from the coding sequence AAAATTTCAATGTTAAATATTTAACAACCGTTCAATATATTACTTTtccattatttttaaaaaattatgatttattaatatcatcatttaaaAGCTCAGGGAAAACATTAGCTTATATGAATTGTCTtgtacataaaataataatacaaataaataatataaaaaaaaaaacaaatataaaagataattatgttttaggtttaataatatgtcCAAATGTTATATTAGTTGAACAGTCATATGgaattttaaaaaaattaattatgtatcatccatataatattatttgttataatatgcatgggaagaaatatataaatatacaagatgaaataaaaaatttaaaaaaaataaaaccacatattattataactaCACCAGCATATCTAatcaattttataaaatatttcaaacAATTTTCACAAATCTTCTTTTTATGTGATACATTAATAATTGATGAAGCACATTTTCTTCtagataataattatatgaaaaatatattaataataaaaaatatattaccaAAATCTCATCAAActattttattaacatgtattgttaataattttcttaAGAATGTAGCATATAGATTTTTAAGATTGcattatatacatataaatttaataaataattgtatatatgatcataaagaattattagATCCTTCTACAAATCAACAATACCATGaaacaaacaaaaatattattaaaaatcttcagaatattataaataatataaaccatatgaataaaagtaaatatCAAGGAATTGTTCaaaatgtttttaaaaGACTTATAAATGTTAATCTTCAACTATATAACGAATTAAATaacaaacatatatatcCACCTAATAATATACTTTATTGTGATAATATAGGTAAGTTGTGGTATCCTAAAGAAGCAAATACATTTTTTCAAAACGTACAAACTCAATATAATTTACACaatgataatattactcttgaagaaataaaaaataacaacaacaacaataataataataataataataataataataataatatggacaaaaatgatgatacacatatatatgattcATCAAAAGAATCTAATTATATCTTACCACTTTcagaaaaagaaatgaaaatcaaaaaattaaaattatctAACAGTGATTATAATAGATATCATTGTTCtcatcataataaaaatgataacaaatatataccTACACATGTACTCTTAAAACaagaatatttaatatatgaatctaataaattatcattaatattatttaatattatacataacgaattaataacaaataataatataaatattgtaatatttatgcCTACCGTAAAAATCTTACAATTcttttatgttatatataaacattatatttttaaaggatatatattcttattatatttaaaattaaaaaaaataaaatggaaACAACCACAAGATATTAAATCATATCTTTCACATCATTCTACCTATTATGATAAAGATAGCGTAAATTTTACTGTCTCTTCAAATCCTTACATAATAACAAATGATACCACAAGTTATCAAAATTGTAATGTTATTAATTCTTATGACCACAGCGTAAATACAAATCACATCATCAAAAGTGACGAGGTCACTATTAAACAAAATGACGAGGTCGCTattaaacaaaatgatGAGGTCACTattaaacaaaatgatGAGGTCACTATTAAAcaatatgataattttaCAAATGAACACATGTGTaattatcttttaaattatatacaacAATGTACAGACGAATATGAAGaattaaaagatatttctattttatcattacaTAGTAAAATGAGCCtagataaaaaaagataCACTTTAAATTGTTTTAACGGTACCAACCTAGATAACgaagatgatgaaaaaaaaaaaaaaaaaaaaaaaaaaaaaatcttaTTTGCCACATCATTATTACATCAAGGAATAGAATTAAATAAAGTTAATCTTGTAATACATTTAGGAATGTGTAAAAATGttgatgaatatattttaagaaCTAACATAGTTACAACAAAATATACCAGAGGTAGGAgtctattattattaaatgaattaGAGGCCcactatttatatatactctataaaaataatattcctATTACTgctataaataaaaattatattaatcttgtttataaaaataatctATTGTTACAACATTtgttaaattataaatatgatatgGGAACACATGAAGtggaaaatataaacacaGATATAAAACACAAAGGTGacaaaaaaatgaatgacactaataaaaatattgatgatcagaaaaatatatatcatgaaaataattcttCTATTCAAATACAAACctttaataattattattataaaaaagatgaaaacAATTTCTTTCAATATAATTACCACAATGAAAAagattataaaaatattttttttacatttaatataaaacatatagaatggtataaatataagcacttattatcatcatgTGAATTAATGTATAGATCTTTTCTTGGATTCTATtgtgaaaaaaatgaattcttaaaatatgaaaaatggCAAGTTCCTAGTctaattaaaaatattatttattcgTTTGGATATTTGGAAAATTTCtatataacaaaatgtATGGCTGCTAGACTACAAATTATTAATGCACCAGATACGttcataaaatttaatGCAACTTCAAAGAGTGTACTCATTTCATCCTTACCAACGTATAAAAGTTATAAATCAAAAACAAACgaatttaaattaaaaaagtGTGCAAATCGAAACTCAACAAATATTAACACATCAAATGTAaacaattataataaacataatacTAATTATGATCATCTAAAGGATGATGATCCTTTAAAtgattttaatttattGAAACCAAATGATGAAAACCAAAACATGCAAACACAtcctttatattttacattcCACAAATATGTATCTTAA